One Kitasatospora sp. NBC_01287 DNA window includes the following coding sequences:
- a CDS encoding SDR family oxidoreductase: MRIFVTGASGWIGSAVVPELIDAGHQVIGLARSDASAHAVAAMGAEVLRGDLNDTDVLRAGALGSDGVIHLAFVTPSTSEAATRTDAKAIETFAAALAGSGRPLVISGATLVTPGRPTTEHDELVAAGPVAARIATMRAALAAAETGVRTSLVMLPRSVHGEGERHGFVPQLIATARAKGVCGYIGDGTGRWPAVHVKDAATLYRLAVEQAPAGSVLHAVGDDGVPVREIAEAIGRHLDLPAHSVPAEEFNGMLVRLLGTDMPASSTITQQLLGWKPTHPGLIEDIEQGHYFL, translated from the coding sequence ATGCGTATCTTCGTCACCGGTGCTTCCGGCTGGATCGGCTCAGCCGTCGTCCCCGAACTCATCGACGCCGGGCACCAGGTCATCGGGCTGGCCCGCTCGGACGCCTCCGCGCACGCGGTCGCCGCGATGGGAGCGGAGGTGCTGCGCGGCGACCTGAACGACACCGACGTGCTGCGCGCCGGCGCTCTGGGCAGCGACGGCGTCATCCACCTGGCCTTCGTCACTCCCAGCACGAGCGAGGCCGCGACACGAACGGACGCCAAGGCCATCGAGACGTTCGCCGCCGCCCTCGCCGGCTCCGGCAGGCCCCTGGTGATCTCCGGCGCCACACTCGTGACACCCGGCCGGCCCACGACCGAGCACGACGAACTCGTCGCGGCAGGACCCGTCGCCGCCCGCATCGCCACCATGCGGGCAGCGCTCGCAGCAGCAGAAACGGGCGTGCGCACCTCCCTGGTCATGCTGCCCCGCTCGGTCCACGGCGAGGGCGAGCGTCACGGCTTCGTCCCCCAACTCATCGCCACGGCCCGGGCCAAGGGCGTCTGCGGCTACATCGGCGACGGCACCGGCCGCTGGCCCGCCGTCCACGTCAAGGACGCCGCGACCCTCTACCGCCTTGCCGTCGAGCAGGCACCCGCCGGCTCCGTCCTGCACGCCGTCGGCGACGACGGCGTGCCGGTCCGCGAGATCGCCGAGGCCATCGGCCGACACCTCGACCTACCCGCACACTCCGTGCCCGCCGAGGAGTTCAACGGGATGCTCGTGCGCCTCCTCGGCACCGACATGCCCGCCTCCAGCACCATCACCCAGCAACTCCTGGGATGGAAGCCCACCCACCCCGGCCTCATCGAGGACATCGAACAAGGCCACTACTTCCTGTGA
- a CDS encoding MBL fold metallo-hydrolase gives MSPTKVIAIPVLGRHVANAYLLLGKRPVIVDAGTPGSGRLIHDQVAAHGVDPKDVSLIVVTHGRVDHFGSAAELSRLTGAPIAGHIADLGTYRAGRVSEPYLPIGLFGHLFARTSRVRETTEPFDPTVLIRGETHPADFGVQARIMPTPGHTPGSVSVLTDDGDLVAGDLVATPLLGLVKGRPANPPFHDDRLGNLASLRETLALRPTKIHVGHGAPLDPDRVGRWAAVEQRRLDRLVARGRLHAHC, from the coding sequence ATGTCACCGACCAAGGTCATTGCCATACCGGTGCTCGGCCGGCACGTCGCCAACGCCTATCTCCTGCTCGGCAAGCGACCGGTCATCGTCGACGCCGGAACGCCCGGCAGCGGCCGACTGATCCACGACCAGGTCGCCGCCCACGGCGTGGACCCCAAGGACGTCAGCCTGATCGTCGTCACCCACGGCCGCGTCGACCACTTCGGCTCCGCCGCCGAACTCAGCCGACTCACCGGCGCACCCATCGCCGGCCACATCGCCGACCTGGGCACCTATCGAGCAGGTCGGGTGAGCGAGCCGTACCTGCCCATCGGGCTGTTCGGGCACCTCTTCGCCCGCACCTCCCGGGTGCGCGAGACCACCGAACCGTTCGACCCCACCGTGCTCATCCGCGGCGAGACGCACCCGGCGGACTTCGGCGTCCAGGCCCGCATCATGCCCACCCCGGGCCACACCCCCGGCTCCGTCTCCGTCCTGACCGACGACGGCGACCTGGTGGCCGGAGACCTCGTCGCCACCCCGCTCCTGGGCCTCGTCAAGGGGCGACCCGCCAACCCGCCCTTCCACGACGACCGCCTCGGCAACCTCGCCAGCCTGCGCGAGACGCTGGCCCTCCGTCCCACGAAGATCCACGTCGGACACGGCGCACCCCTCGACCCGGATCGGGTGGGCCGCTGGGCGGCCGTAGAGCAGCGACGACTCGACCGCCTCGTGGCCCGGGGACGCCTGCACGCTCACTGTTGA
- a CDS encoding DUF1931 family protein, protein MYACTDPLDQLAARPALGMEAAEDTQQRLPDLAGGLSVALALARALKTIARDTRRPSTDQWDEAFELFDLLI, encoded by the coding sequence CTGTACGCCTGTACAGACCCGCTCGACCAGCTCGCGGCCCGCCCCGCCCTCGGCATGGAGGCCGCCGAGGACACCCAGCAGCGGCTACCCGACCTGGCCGGCGGCCTCAGCGTCGCCCTCGCCCTCGCCCGCGCCCTCAAAACCATCGCCCGCGACACCCGCCGCCCCTCCACGGACCAGTGGGACGAGGCCTTCGAACTCTTCGACCTGCTGATCTGA
- a CDS encoding glutaminase, with amino-acid sequence MDYENLFERINEAVHPVLAEGTVAQYIPALAAVDPYRFGLAIADTATRKPPRGTGDWQVPFSIQSISKVFTLALVLAADGDSLWTRVGKEPSGSPFNSLAQLERENAIPRNPFVNAGALVITDRLLTLTGDSRGTLREFLRTESGNPRIDFDAQVAWSESQHGHRNAALGHLLADHGRLDNPVPDVLDHYFWQCALTMSCRDLAVAGGFLARHGLRADGTRLLTRSEAKRVNAVMLIGGTYDAAGEFAHRVGLPAKSGIGGGILAVIPGRGTLCAWGPALDRHGNSIAGITALDTLTTHTGWSIF; translated from the coding sequence ATGGACTACGAGAACCTGTTCGAACGCATCAACGAGGCAGTCCATCCCGTCCTGGCCGAGGGAACCGTCGCCCAGTACATTCCGGCCCTCGCCGCCGTCGACCCCTACCGGTTCGGCCTCGCGATCGCGGACACCGCGACCCGCAAGCCGCCACGCGGCACTGGGGACTGGCAGGTCCCGTTCTCCATCCAGTCCATCTCCAAGGTGTTCACCCTCGCTCTGGTCCTGGCCGCGGATGGCGACTCGCTGTGGACCCGGGTGGGGAAGGAGCCCTCCGGGTCGCCCTTCAACTCCCTCGCCCAGCTGGAGCGGGAGAACGCGATCCCCCGCAACCCGTTCGTCAACGCCGGCGCGCTGGTGATCACCGACCGGCTGCTCACCCTCACCGGGGACTCCCGGGGCACCCTGCGCGAGTTCCTCCGCACCGAGAGCGGCAACCCCCGCATCGACTTCGACGCCCAGGTCGCCTGGAGCGAGAGCCAGCACGGACACCGCAACGCCGCGCTCGGCCACCTGCTGGCCGACCACGGCCGGCTCGACAACCCCGTCCCGGACGTCCTCGACCACTACTTCTGGCAGTGCGCCCTCACCATGAGCTGCCGGGACCTCGCCGTGGCCGGCGGATTCCTGGCCCGGCACGGCTTACGGGCCGACGGCACCAGGCTGCTCACCCGCAGCGAGGCCAAGCGCGTCAACGCCGTCATGCTGATCGGCGGCACCTACGACGCCGCGGGCGAGTTCGCCCACCGCGTCGGCCTGCCCGCCAAGAGCGGCATCGGCGGCGGCATCCTGGCCGTCATCCCGGGTCGCGGAACGCTCTGCGCCTGGGGGCCGGCCCTCGACCGCCACGGCAACTCGATCGCGGGCATCACCGCGCTCGACACCCTCACCACCCACACCGGCTGGTCCATCTTCTGA
- a CDS encoding EthD domain-containing protein has translation MITLLTVIRKKPEVSTEDFRRFRKHEYGPTYEALPQTRAYVQYPLTDLASDGAEDPIDAIAQISFESQEAMAEAPSTDAYKKAHDLREQYMRETSVGIHSARVDETVTFV, from the coding sequence GTGATCACTCTGCTCACCGTCATCCGCAAGAAGCCCGAGGTCTCCACCGAGGACTTCCGCCGCTTCAGGAAGCACGAATACGGACCGACCTACGAGGCGCTCCCACAGACCCGCGCCTACGTCCAGTACCCCCTCACCGACCTCGCCTCCGACGGTGCGGAGGACCCCATCGACGCCATCGCGCAGATCAGCTTCGAGTCGCAGGAGGCCATGGCCGAGGCACCCTCGACCGACGCGTACAAGAAGGCCCACGACTTGCGCGAGCAGTACATGCGCGAGACCTCCGTCGGCATCCACTCGGCACGCGTCGACGAGACCGTCACCTTCGTGTGA
- a CDS encoding LamG domain-containing protein encodes MQDKTLVKVYRDKTYVSTTTVRHGGTTVAFAMDDQRRIYYSVLDLEQAQGVRGPLDVAYWNADPGLLAFPSEIVDPGAQAPVAMVMPTVKKGSGVETAPEKLFAGESDPFLSTTARLTASAPIQVVSDGRYILVFRQSIGADDPNAVFQTSGTALSGDPARTDYTMTTGATPAKVAPVDSSLLVDRFVLVGSVLKPVVEVRYQRSRSKFAPAVEGTDTLGTRDMDGKLFYEPTSKLSFVQRVQDGGFAVMLLPTAVDGVSRWQLFVRNTLKGQIDSFSCEQGKDGLFNIAGTQLYTSPDPRFASSVLEREPGIDPNTRLPLVPVPATTDRAGTALRFSAGPPCVLKLVNYGMAAGPDGFTFEAWVRPTAPSGTIAATYDESRADGFHLGVDASRRLSIGQGSTGWSVTGSQALAMGAYAHVAAVFDRSTVTLFVNGVSVGSGAVPVAVGPACVEYLGSRTVAGQAVEQFVGDIDEVRLWNRARTAADFADRGRRLVGIEPGLVTYFRFDEGTGGLTTNQCDGASPAMLIGPKWVASDAPVGDGPGLSRDVFTFGTRQAVGPLAATLYFQQEPVPTGYGAAPTQEKRQARVLLACATTGPAPTGGTADRRYVATVDFALGRDGRLAMAPYLVPLGEVGKPAPTQDLDAVTAAQNRVTAAQTQLATDQAQADLLQPTLNYIADIARFGFRDQQRAQLESTVPTLRLAAFRLGFDQAQLTAAQAALATLTGGMQGGSEVVLAMPKVSTDREGLSVYASLLTFAWTTDAPSLLESSTGDVVLYFRGGNGQFFSAYYAADVSRATRTIAVGTGQLTLLARDSAATLADFALSVADGATADLCQVTVTAGTVTETFPGVPRQATAFAQVLNGVRPPGTVLGTVGSAQGQIIELAAALTQPLAAGAAISVGGQVRTVAAAVSAGANKITVTANGDLSGTVGQQLRTALYDYATATSTMVGAVLDRGSQIVGVNLLNPSAPVPNGAAADGAGPLVPRWHGNSPGRALSFDGKAQYLTLPQAAWPKVTSPADLTVEAWVNPSMTSTRSRIWHAAVPGAPYTLALEPGAPTSAFALDGSSWVDCGTGIALAGQSFTIEVWARRGNGGRQDTLFGHGGPTMTDPNLYLGFNASNQMVFGWPGDELATASLAVDQGWHCWSASFDTSTGTRAIYCDGIQIAQGRANAPYPGTGHTMLGIAGWGGGWAAEAIVDEYRLWGRVRTPDEIAAFVNRQLSGQEPGLLGYWSFTDASTVDRSGNGHDGIMVGVPILTQTAQRGYSLAAGVGKQFFRSQQAFPGGDWAHVAMAFRQDWAMAMEGDGYLDAAGPDGLDLVDDLTLEAFVQLDTLGTVHGLIGKGAIGSGIADSAVPYSFYVESDGQLAFTFEAGAGGRGQQKVYRSGTGSVLKAGVFTKVAVTRKAGEDKLGTISIRFYINGQLVGGDPQKYNGPKPVGNDANCEIGRYKISTSALGLRGTLSEARIWNVARDKDQIGAPVTAKSQGLVAWWAFHESAGATTADGCDSYPAQVRGPVRVRTPDPAGNRLTFYHNGNPSIAVLAGANDMLAVTGTAQVTAAAMTDASGQPTEALTGALDELRIWRTCRTQEQLLDNMFTRLRGERGDLMAYYPFDAASTVAGATVTDAGLQGCDLTPSTKAPGIVLSTAPISDDTAEVRSALTGTLTPFNSLITGTPSASEYADLQSDAHGTMIGVMKRCYTSLRGTSWVLTTGFKVGDLTTTWVGQAQFNPQLVGYLEGAPPVPSENLIAGTADDYSEKSSVSFVQANTVANTISSDNKTSVDASAKATFEGSVGDDTFVVAAPLGAGTAKPLSSLKASVGATYEMKYSNSWSNDTQVSQGATTTRTSSVTLTGHWEPTDPAGQLNATAGRRWVPANTGFAIVQSDTADQYALRLAHSGALVAYRMVPNPDIPRDWNIIAFPINPRYTKQGTLDGLVGFSAQGTAATLQPFADPSFPNAGDGGSYSYYRPREAYALKRRIQREEQQLQGFYESVSTDTQAPDPVAAAADRVLKGMMGGTGSTGLTAGGSDPAVGRAANKSAARRNIVNTYVWTAAGGLFSETTATTDQVTQSTAGDYSVSGSATFQAGFQADVGPIGFKAGFEATLGGGYSVTRRRTKDATRTFSLDVVAQPGHNLQKYNGTDAVFDANNQPVLVPGRVDAYRFMSFYLDTSTDNYEDFYGKVIDPAWLETSNDPNAKELAKARQSDRKPPCWRILHRVTFVSRVQDTASSAPSLGTAMGALGITSDYQLMKQLEPHLVGATSNLADLTTAAKTLIATQFTTLTPYTDTITTRLAAFYGIPTPAATAAPAPVPASTLTANTGTPARGASITFQYATTAATAGSKNWIGIYPAGATPGTRESLTFQYAPNTSGSLTFPTTGGLANPGNYAAWYLLNDGYTTLAGPIPFTVI; translated from the coding sequence ATGCAGGACAAGACCCTGGTGAAGGTCTACCGGGACAAGACGTACGTGTCGACGACGACGGTGCGTCACGGTGGTACGACGGTGGCGTTCGCGATGGACGACCAGCGGCGGATCTACTACAGCGTGTTGGACCTGGAGCAGGCCCAGGGCGTGCGCGGGCCGCTGGACGTGGCGTACTGGAACGCGGATCCGGGTCTGTTGGCGTTCCCGTCGGAGATCGTGGACCCGGGGGCGCAGGCGCCGGTGGCGATGGTGATGCCGACGGTCAAGAAGGGCAGCGGTGTCGAGACGGCGCCGGAGAAGCTGTTCGCGGGTGAGAGCGATCCGTTCCTGTCGACCACGGCGCGGCTGACCGCGTCAGCGCCGATCCAGGTGGTCTCCGACGGCCGGTACATCCTGGTGTTCCGGCAGTCGATCGGCGCCGATGACCCGAACGCGGTGTTCCAGACGTCGGGGACCGCGCTGTCGGGGGATCCGGCGCGCACCGACTACACGATGACCACGGGGGCGACTCCGGCGAAAGTCGCGCCGGTGGACTCCTCGCTGCTGGTGGACCGGTTCGTGCTGGTGGGCTCGGTCCTCAAGCCGGTGGTGGAGGTGCGCTACCAGCGCAGCCGCAGCAAGTTCGCCCCGGCGGTGGAGGGTACGGACACGCTGGGCACCCGGGACATGGACGGGAAGCTGTTCTACGAGCCCACGAGCAAGCTCTCGTTCGTGCAGCGGGTCCAGGACGGTGGGTTCGCGGTGATGCTGCTGCCGACCGCGGTGGACGGTGTCTCGCGCTGGCAGTTGTTCGTTCGCAACACGCTCAAGGGCCAGATCGACTCGTTCAGCTGCGAGCAGGGCAAGGACGGGCTGTTCAACATCGCGGGTACCCAGCTGTACACGAGCCCGGATCCGAGGTTCGCGTCCTCGGTGCTGGAGCGTGAGCCGGGGATCGACCCGAACACCAGGCTTCCGCTGGTCCCGGTGCCGGCCACGACCGACCGGGCGGGCACCGCGCTGCGGTTCTCGGCCGGGCCGCCGTGCGTGCTGAAGCTGGTGAACTACGGTATGGCGGCGGGGCCGGACGGGTTCACGTTCGAGGCGTGGGTGCGGCCCACGGCGCCGTCCGGGACGATCGCGGCCACCTATGACGAGAGCCGCGCGGACGGCTTCCACCTGGGGGTGGACGCTTCGCGCAGGCTGTCGATCGGCCAGGGCAGTACCGGGTGGAGCGTGACCGGCTCGCAGGCGCTGGCGATGGGCGCGTACGCGCATGTGGCGGCGGTGTTCGACCGGTCGACGGTCACGCTGTTCGTCAACGGCGTGAGCGTGGGCAGCGGCGCGGTGCCGGTGGCGGTGGGCCCGGCCTGTGTGGAGTATCTGGGCAGTCGTACGGTGGCGGGGCAGGCCGTCGAGCAGTTCGTCGGGGACATCGACGAGGTGCGGCTGTGGAACCGGGCCCGCACGGCGGCGGACTTCGCCGACCGGGGCCGGCGCCTGGTGGGCATAGAACCGGGCCTGGTGACCTATTTCCGGTTCGACGAGGGCACCGGCGGCCTGACCACGAACCAGTGCGACGGTGCTTCGCCCGCGATGCTGATCGGTCCGAAGTGGGTGGCTTCCGACGCGCCGGTCGGCGACGGCCCGGGCCTGTCGCGGGACGTGTTCACCTTCGGGACCCGCCAGGCGGTCGGGCCGCTGGCCGCGACGCTCTACTTCCAGCAGGAGCCGGTGCCCACCGGCTACGGGGCCGCCCCCACGCAGGAGAAGCGGCAGGCAAGGGTACTGCTGGCCTGCGCGACGACGGGCCCTGCGCCCACCGGCGGGACGGCGGATCGCCGGTATGTGGCCACGGTGGACTTCGCGCTCGGGCGTGACGGGCGCCTGGCCATGGCTCCCTACCTGGTACCGCTGGGCGAGGTCGGCAAGCCCGCACCCACCCAGGACCTGGACGCGGTGACCGCCGCGCAGAACCGGGTGACGGCGGCGCAGACCCAGCTGGCGACCGACCAGGCGCAGGCCGACCTGTTGCAGCCCACCTTGAACTACATCGCGGACATCGCCCGCTTCGGCTTCCGCGACCAGCAGCGCGCCCAGTTGGAGAGCACCGTGCCGACGCTGCGGCTGGCCGCCTTCCGGCTCGGTTTCGACCAGGCGCAGCTGACCGCGGCGCAGGCGGCACTGGCGACGCTGACCGGCGGGATGCAGGGCGGCTCGGAGGTGGTGCTGGCCATGCCCAAGGTCTCCACCGACCGCGAGGGCCTGAGCGTGTACGCGTCGCTGCTGACGTTCGCGTGGACCACGGACGCGCCGTCGCTGCTGGAGAGTTCGACCGGTGACGTGGTGCTGTACTTCCGGGGCGGGAACGGGCAGTTCTTCTCGGCCTACTACGCCGCCGACGTCTCGCGGGCGACGCGGACGATCGCGGTGGGCACCGGTCAGCTGACGCTGCTGGCGCGCGACAGCGCCGCGACACTGGCCGACTTCGCGCTGAGCGTCGCCGACGGCGCCACCGCCGACCTGTGCCAGGTCACGGTCACCGCTGGTACGGTCACCGAGACGTTCCCCGGCGTCCCGCGCCAGGCCACCGCCTTCGCGCAGGTGCTGAACGGGGTCCGCCCGCCGGGCACCGTCCTGGGCACCGTCGGCTCGGCCCAGGGCCAGATCATCGAACTGGCCGCCGCGCTGACCCAACCCCTGGCCGCGGGCGCGGCGATCTCCGTGGGCGGCCAGGTCCGCACGGTGGCCGCGGCGGTGTCGGCCGGAGCCAACAAGATCACCGTCACGGCGAACGGCGACCTGAGCGGCACGGTCGGCCAGCAGTTGCGGACCGCGCTGTACGACTACGCGACCGCGACCAGCACCATGGTGGGCGCGGTGCTGGACCGGGGCTCGCAGATCGTGGGCGTGAACCTCCTCAACCCGAGCGCGCCGGTGCCCAACGGAGCCGCCGCCGACGGGGCGGGCCCGCTGGTGCCGCGCTGGCACGGCAACTCTCCGGGGCGCGCGCTGTCCTTCGACGGCAAGGCCCAGTACCTCACCCTGCCCCAGGCCGCCTGGCCGAAGGTCACCTCGCCGGCCGACCTGACGGTGGAGGCGTGGGTGAACCCGTCCATGACCAGCACCCGGTCCCGGATCTGGCATGCCGCCGTCCCCGGAGCCCCCTACACCCTGGCCCTGGAGCCGGGCGCGCCCACCAGTGCCTTCGCGCTGGACGGGAGCAGCTGGGTGGACTGCGGAACCGGCATCGCCCTGGCCGGGCAGAGCTTCACCATCGAGGTGTGGGCCAGGCGCGGGAACGGCGGCCGACAGGACACGCTGTTCGGACACGGCGGCCCCACGATGACGGATCCGAACCTGTACCTGGGCTTCAATGCGTCGAACCAGATGGTCTTCGGCTGGCCCGGCGACGAGCTGGCGACCGCGTCGCTGGCTGTGGACCAGGGCTGGCACTGCTGGTCGGCCTCCTTCGACACGTCCACCGGGACACGCGCCATCTACTGCGACGGGATCCAGATCGCACAGGGCCGCGCGAACGCCCCGTATCCCGGGACCGGGCACACCATGCTGGGCATCGCCGGCTGGGGCGGGGGCTGGGCCGCGGAGGCCATCGTGGACGAGTACCGGCTGTGGGGCCGGGTCCGCACCCCGGACGAGATCGCGGCGTTCGTGAACCGTCAGCTCAGCGGCCAGGAGCCCGGACTGCTGGGCTACTGGAGCTTCACCGACGCCTCCACCGTGGACCGTTCGGGCAACGGCCACGACGGAATCATGGTCGGCGTTCCCATCCTGACCCAGACCGCGCAGCGCGGCTACTCGCTGGCGGCCGGTGTCGGCAAGCAGTTCTTCCGCAGCCAGCAGGCGTTCCCCGGCGGCGACTGGGCGCATGTGGCGATGGCGTTCCGCCAGGACTGGGCGATGGCCATGGAGGGGGACGGCTACCTGGACGCCGCAGGGCCCGACGGCCTGGACCTGGTCGACGACCTGACCCTGGAGGCGTTCGTCCAGCTCGACACCCTGGGCACCGTCCACGGCCTGATCGGCAAGGGCGCCATCGGCTCGGGCATCGCGGACTCGGCCGTCCCCTACAGCTTCTACGTCGAGTCCGACGGCCAGCTCGCGTTCACCTTCGAGGCCGGCGCCGGGGGCAGGGGCCAGCAGAAGGTCTACCGTTCGGGCACCGGCAGCGTCCTCAAGGCGGGGGTGTTCACCAAGGTCGCGGTCACCCGCAAGGCCGGCGAGGACAAGCTCGGCACCATCAGCATCCGCTTCTACATCAACGGCCAACTCGTGGGCGGCGACCCGCAGAAGTACAACGGCCCCAAGCCGGTGGGCAACGACGCCAACTGCGAGATCGGCCGGTACAAGATCAGCACGTCGGCGCTCGGACTGCGCGGAACCCTCTCCGAGGCGCGGATCTGGAACGTGGCCCGTGACAAGGACCAGATCGGCGCGCCGGTCACCGCCAAGTCCCAGGGCCTGGTGGCCTGGTGGGCGTTCCATGAGAGCGCCGGCGCCACCACCGCCGACGGCTGCGACAGCTACCCCGCCCAGGTTCGCGGCCCTGTTCGGGTGCGCACCCCCGACCCGGCCGGCAACCGTCTCACCTTCTACCACAACGGCAACCCCAGCATCGCCGTCCTGGCCGGCGCCAACGACATGCTCGCCGTCACGGGCACAGCCCAGGTCACCGCGGCCGCGATGACGGATGCCTCCGGCCAGCCCACCGAGGCCCTCACCGGCGCCCTGGACGAACTGCGGATCTGGCGCACCTGCCGCACCCAGGAGCAACTCCTGGACAACATGTTCACCCGCCTGCGCGGCGAGCGCGGCGACCTGATGGCCTACTACCCCTTCGACGCCGCCTCCACCGTCGCCGGCGCCACCGTCACCGACGCCGGGCTGCAGGGCTGTGACCTGACCCCCTCGACCAAGGCCCCGGGCATCGTGCTGTCCACCGCGCCGATCTCCGACGACACCGCCGAGGTCCGCTCCGCGCTGACCGGCACCCTCACCCCCTTCAACTCCCTGATCACCGGAACCCCCAGCGCCTCGGAGTACGCCGATCTGCAGAGCGACGCCCACGGCACGATGATCGGCGTCATGAAGCGGTGCTACACCTCGCTGCGCGGCACCTCCTGGGTGCTGACCACCGGCTTCAAGGTCGGGGACCTGACCACCACCTGGGTCGGCCAGGCGCAGTTCAACCCGCAGCTGGTCGGCTACCTGGAGGGCGCCCCGCCGGTCCCCTCGGAGAACCTGATCGCCGGCACCGCCGACGACTACAGCGAGAAGTCCTCGGTCAGCTTCGTGCAGGCCAACACCGTCGCCAACACGATCTCCTCGGACAACAAGACCAGCGTCGACGCCTCCGCCAAAGCCACCTTCGAGGGCTCGGTGGGCGACGACACCTTCGTCGTCGCCGCCCCGCTCGGCGCGGGCACCGCCAAACCCCTCAGCTCCCTCAAGGCCAGCGTGGGCGCCACCTACGAGATGAAGTACTCCAACAGCTGGAGCAACGACACCCAGGTGAGCCAGGGCGCCACCACCACCCGCACCAGCTCGGTCACCCTGACCGGCCACTGGGAGCCCACCGACCCCGCCGGCCAGCTCAACGCCACCGCCGGCCGGCGCTGGGTGCCGGCCAACACCGGCTTCGCCATCGTGCAGTCCGACACCGCCGACCAGTACGCGCTGCGCCTGGCCCACAGCGGCGCCCTGGTGGCCTACCGGATGGTGCCCAACCCCGACATCCCCCGGGACTGGAACATCATCGCGTTCCCGATCAACCCCCGCTACACCAAGCAGGGCACCCTGGACGGCCTGGTCGGCTTCAGCGCCCAGGGCACCGCAGCGACTCTGCAGCCCTTCGCCGACCCGTCCTTCCCCAACGCCGGCGACGGCGGTTCCTACAGTTACTACCGGCCCCGTGAGGCGTACGCCCTCAAGCGCCGCATCCAGCGCGAGGAGCAGCAACTCCAGGGCTTCTACGAGTCGGTGTCCACCGACACCCAGGCCCCCGACCCGGTGGCAGCCGCCGCCGACCGGGTGCTGAAGGGCATGATGGGCGGCACCGGCAGCACCGGCCTCACCGCGGGCGGGAGCGACCCGGCGGTGGGGCGCGCGGCCAACAAGTCGGCCGCGCGGCGCAACATCGTCAACACCTACGTGTGGACCGCCGCCGGCGGCCTGTTCTCCGAGACCACCGCCACCACCGACCAGGTCACCCAGAGCACCGCGGGGGACTACAGCGTCAGCGGCAGCGCCACCTTCCAGGCCGGCTTCCAGGCCGATGTCGGCCCCATCGGCTTCAAGGCCGGCTTCGAGGCCACGCTGGGCGGCGGCTACAGCGTCACCCGCCGCAGGACCAAGGACGCCACCCGCACCTTCAGCCTGGACGTCGTCGCCCAACCGGGACACAACCTGCAGAAGTACAACGGCACCGACGCCGTCTTCGACGCCAACAACCAGCCCGTCCTGGTCCCCGGACGCGTCGACGCCTACCGGTTCATGTCCTTCTACCTGGACACCTCCACCGACAACTACGAGGACTTCTACGGCAAGGTCATCGACCCCGCCTGGCTGGAGACCAGCAACGACCCGAACGCCAAGGAACTGGCCAAGGCCCGCCAGAGCGACCGCAAGCCCCCCTGCTGGCGCATCCTGCACCGCGTCACCTTCGTCAGCCGCGTCCAGGACACCGCCAGCAGCGCCCCCTCGCTCGGCACCGCCATGGGCGCACTGGGCATCACCAGCGACTACCAGCTGATGAAGCAGCTCGAACCCCACCTGGTCGGCGCCACCAGCAACCTGGCCGACCTCACCACCGCCGCCAAGACCCTCATCGCCACCCAGTTCACCACCCTGACCCCCTACACCGACACCATCACCACCCGCCTCGCCGCCTTCTACGGCATCCCCACCCCGGCGGCCACTGCGGCCCCGGCCCCCGTACCGGCCAGCACACTGACCGCCAATACCGGAACGCCCGCCCGCGGGGCAAGCATCACCTTCCAGTACGCCACCACCGCGGCCACCGCCGGCAGCAAGAACTGGATCGGCATCTACCCCGCTGGGGCCACCCCCGGCACCAGGGAGTCCCTCACCTTCCAGTACGCCCCCAACACCAGCGGCAGCCTGACCTTCCCCACGACCGGCGGCCTCGCCAACCCCGGCAACTACGCCGCCTGGTACCTCCTCAACGACGGCTACACCACCCTGGCCGGCCCGATCCCCTTCACCGTGATCTGA